One region of Rhodocaloribacter litoris genomic DNA includes:
- the rplJ gene encoding 50S ribosomal protein L10, which yields MALTREQKAVAVEALQEKLRATPTIYLTDYAGLTVEQANTLRNRFREAGVEFRVIKNTLLRLAMEKVGGYEELFDHLHGPTAVAFSEEPAAPARVIKRYLEETSLERPALKGAFVDGAVFHEDALEALAALKSKDELIGDILGLLLAPITNVVGGLQAQGGNLVGALKTIAERGEA from the coding sequence ATGGCACTGACAAGAGAACAGAAGGCGGTGGCCGTCGAGGCCTTGCAGGAGAAGCTCCGGGCCACCCCCACCATCTACCTGACCGATTATGCGGGCCTGACCGTGGAGCAGGCCAACACCCTGCGCAACCGGTTCCGGGAAGCCGGCGTCGAGTTCCGGGTGATCAAGAACACGCTCCTGCGCCTGGCCATGGAGAAGGTGGGCGGCTACGAGGAGCTCTTCGACCACCTGCACGGTCCCACGGCGGTGGCCTTCAGCGAGGAGCCGGCCGCCCCGGCCCGCGTCATCAAGCGCTACCTCGAAGAAACCAGCCTGGAGCGACCCGCCCTGAAAGGGGCTTTCGTCGACGGCGCCGTCTTTCACGAGGATGCGCTGGAAGCCCTGGCGGCCCTCAAATCCAAGGATGAACTCATCGGGGACATCCTCGGGTTGCTGCTGGCCCCGATCACGAACGTCGTGGGAGGGCTCCAGGCGCAGGGCGGCAACCTCGTCGGGGCGCTCAAGACGATCGCCGAGCGTGGCGAGGCCTGA
- the tuf gene encoding elongation factor Tu, which yields MAKEQFVRSKPHVNVGTIGHVDHGKTTLTAAITQVLAKHVQDPANQVRTFDSIDNAPEERERGITIATAHVEYATEKRHYAHVDCPGHADYVKNMVTGAAQMDGAILVVAATDGPMPQTREHILLARQVGVPYIVVFLNKVDLVDDEELLELVEMEVRELLEAYEFPGEEVPVIRGSALKALNGDPEAEQQILALMNAVDEYIPTPERDIDKPFLMPIEDVFSITGRGTVVTGRIERGVIKVGEPVEIIGMQEEKLSSTVTGVEMFRKLLDQGQAGDNVGLLLRGIDKDEVERGMVVCKPGSVTPHREFECEVYVLSKEEGGRHTPFFQGYRPQFYFRTTDVTGDILLPEGVEMVMPGDNTRFKVKLIVPVAMEEGLRFAIREGGRTVGAGVVTKILD from the coding sequence ATGGCAAAGGAACAGTTTGTTCGGAGCAAGCCGCACGTGAACGTGGGTACGATCGGGCACGTGGACCACGGCAAGACGACGCTGACGGCGGCCATCACGCAGGTGCTGGCCAAGCACGTGCAGGACCCGGCCAACCAGGTGCGCACCTTCGACTCGATCGACAACGCCCCCGAGGAGCGCGAGCGCGGCATCACGATCGCCACGGCGCACGTCGAGTACGCCACCGAGAAGCGCCACTACGCGCACGTCGACTGCCCCGGGCACGCCGACTACGTCAAGAACATGGTCACGGGGGCGGCGCAGATGGACGGGGCGATCCTGGTCGTGGCCGCCACCGACGGGCCGATGCCGCAGACGCGCGAGCACATCCTGCTGGCGCGCCAGGTGGGCGTGCCCTACATCGTGGTCTTTCTCAACAAGGTGGACCTGGTCGACGACGAGGAGCTGCTCGAGCTGGTCGAGATGGAGGTGCGCGAGCTGCTGGAGGCGTACGAGTTTCCGGGGGAGGAGGTGCCGGTGATCCGGGGTTCGGCGCTGAAGGCGCTCAACGGGGACCCGGAGGCCGAGCAGCAGATCCTGGCGCTGATGAACGCGGTCGACGAGTACATTCCGACGCCGGAGCGCGACATCGACAAGCCGTTTTTGATGCCGATCGAGGACGTGTTCTCGATCACGGGTCGCGGGACGGTTGTCACGGGCCGGATCGAGCGGGGCGTGATCAAGGTGGGCGAGCCGGTGGAGATCATCGGGATGCAGGAGGAGAAGCTGAGCTCGACCGTGACGGGGGTGGAGATGTTCCGGAAGCTGCTCGACCAGGGGCAGGCCGGGGACAACGTGGGTTTGCTCTTGCGCGGGATCGACAAGGACGAGGTCGAGCGGGGGATGGTCGTGTGCAAGCCGGGTTCGGTGACGCCGCACCGGGAGTTTGAGTGCGAGGTGTACGTGCTCTCGAAGGAGGAGGGGGGCCGCCACACGCCGTTTTTCCAGGGCTACCGTCCGCAGTTTTACTTCCGGACGACGGACGTGACGGGGGACATTCTCCTGCCCGAGGGAGTGGAGATGGTCATGCCGGGGGACAACACGCGCTTCAAGGTGAAGCTGATCGTGCCGGTGGCGATGGAGGAAGGGCTGCGCTTCGCCATCCGTGAGGGCGGGCGCACCGTCGGGGCCGGCGTCGTCACCAAAATCCTGGACTGA
- the rplA gene encoding 50S ribosomal protein L1, which produces MAKKGKRYRKLKELIAQVDGPIDLGKGVELIKQTASARFNESVDIDVRLGVDPRHADQMVRGTAVLPHGTGKEVRVLVLTDEGKQAEAREAGADYVGLDDYIEKIQKEGWVDFDVVIASPDVMPKVGRLGRILGPRGLMPNPKSGTVTMDIAQAVKEVKAGKIDFRVDKFGNLHTAIGKASFAPEQLRENAEAFLREVLRLRPASAKGTYVRSITLSTTMGPGIHLDRGEVLNALR; this is translated from the coding sequence ATGGCAAAGAAAGGGAAACGTTACCGTAAGCTCAAGGAGTTGATCGCGCAGGTCGATGGGCCGATCGACCTGGGCAAAGGGGTGGAACTCATCAAACAGACCGCCTCGGCCCGTTTCAACGAGTCGGTTGACATCGACGTCCGGCTCGGGGTGGACCCGCGCCACGCCGATCAGATGGTGCGCGGCACGGCCGTCTTGCCGCACGGTACCGGCAAAGAGGTGCGCGTGCTCGTCCTGACCGACGAGGGCAAGCAGGCCGAGGCCCGGGAAGCCGGCGCCGACTACGTAGGGCTCGACGACTACATCGAAAAGATTCAGAAAGAAGGCTGGGTCGATTTCGACGTCGTGATTGCCTCGCCCGACGTGATGCCCAAGGTGGGACGTCTCGGGCGCATCCTCGGGCCGCGCGGCCTGATGCCCAACCCCAAGAGCGGTACCGTCACGATGGACATTGCGCAGGCCGTCAAGGAGGTCAAGGCCGGCAAGATCGATTTCCGCGTGGACAAGTTCGGCAACCTGCATACCGCCATCGGCAAGGCGTCCTTTGCGCCGGAGCAGTTGCGGGAGAACGCGGAGGCGTTCCTCCGGGAGGTGCTTCGCCTGCGTCCGGCTTCGGCCAAGGGGACCTACGTCCGCTCGATCACCCTTTCGACGACGATGGGGCCGGGCATCCATCTGGATCGCGGTGAAGTCCTGAACGCGTTACGCTAG
- the ispF gene encoding 2-C-methyl-D-erythritol 2,4-cyclodiphosphate synthase, which yields MRIGIGYDVHRLVAGRPLILGGVEIPHEKGLEGHSDADVLLHAVADALLGAAALGDIGLHFPDTDERWRGADSRLLLAEVGRRVREAGYRILNLDATVALERPKLRPFIDAMRANIAGALELEPGQVSVKATTSEGLGFVGAREGAAAWAVCLLASAGG from the coding sequence ATGCGGATCGGGATCGGATACGATGTGCACCGGCTGGTGGCCGGACGGCCGTTGATCCTCGGCGGGGTGGAGATCCCGCATGAGAAAGGGCTGGAAGGCCATTCGGACGCCGATGTGCTGCTGCACGCCGTCGCCGATGCCCTGCTCGGGGCCGCCGCCCTGGGAGATATCGGGCTCCATTTTCCCGACACCGACGAACGCTGGCGTGGGGCCGACAGCCGGCTGCTGCTGGCCGAGGTGGGCCGCCGCGTGCGCGAGGCCGGCTACCGGATCCTGAACCTCGATGCGACCGTGGCGTTGGAGCGGCCAAAGCTGCGCCCCTTCATCGACGCCATGCGGGCCAACATCGCGGGGGCGCTGGAACTGGAGCCCGGGCAGGTCTCCGTCAAGGCGACCACCTCCGAAGGGCTCGGGTTCGTCGGAGCCCGGGAGGGCGCTGCCGCCTGGGCCGTCTGCCTGCTGGCCTCCGCCGGCGGCTAG
- the queA gene encoding tRNA preQ1(34) S-adenosylmethionine ribosyltransferase-isomerase QueA — protein MKLSDFVYEYPRELIAKYPAEPRDSARLMVLDRKKQTIEHRVFRDIVDYFNDGDVLVVNNTKVFPARLYGSKEKTGARIEVFLLRELNPESRLWDVIVDPARKIRIGNKLYFENGLVAEVIDNTTSRGRTIRFVFAGSNEELYRKIDEIGQTPIPPYIKREVEEEDRDRYQTIFARERGAVAAPTAGLHFTESLVKKLRAKGVQIAPVTLHVGLGTFRSVEVEDLTKHRMDSEYYDISPQTAEIVNRALESPDHHVTAVGTTVVRAIESSLSAAYTLKANRGWTDKFIYPPYDFHITERLITNFHMPRSTLLMLVAAFAGYDFIMEAYRVAVREKYRLFSFGDAMLIL, from the coding sequence ATGAAGCTTTCGGACTTCGTCTACGAATATCCCAGAGAACTTATTGCCAAGTATCCGGCCGAGCCGCGCGACAGCGCTCGTCTGATGGTGCTCGACCGGAAGAAACAGACCATCGAACACCGTGTCTTCCGGGACATCGTCGACTATTTCAACGACGGCGATGTGCTGGTGGTCAACAACACCAAGGTGTTTCCGGCACGGCTCTACGGCAGCAAGGAGAAAACCGGCGCGCGCATCGAGGTATTCTTGCTCCGTGAGCTGAACCCCGAGAGCCGGCTCTGGGATGTGATCGTCGATCCGGCACGAAAGATCCGCATCGGCAACAAGCTGTACTTTGAGAACGGGCTCGTCGCCGAGGTGATCGACAACACCACCTCGCGCGGGCGGACGATCCGCTTCGTCTTTGCCGGTTCGAACGAAGAACTCTACCGGAAGATCGACGAAATCGGTCAGACGCCCATCCCGCCCTACATCAAGCGCGAGGTGGAAGAAGAGGACCGTGACCGGTATCAGACGATCTTTGCGAGGGAGCGCGGTGCCGTGGCCGCACCGACGGCCGGCCTCCACTTCACCGAGTCGCTGGTCAAGAAGCTCCGGGCCAAGGGGGTGCAGATCGCTCCGGTGACGCTGCACGTCGGGCTGGGTACGTTCCGCTCGGTCGAGGTGGAAGACCTGACGAAACACCGGATGGACTCGGAATACTATGACATTTCGCCGCAGACGGCCGAGATCGTCAACCGGGCACTCGAATCTCCCGACCACCATGTGACCGCCGTGGGCACGACCGTCGTCCGGGCCATCGAGTCGAGCCTGTCGGCGGCCTATACCCTGAAAGCCAACCGGGGCTGGACGGACAAGTTCATCTATCCGCCCTATGACTTTCACATCACCGAGCGGCTGATCACCAACTTTCACATGCCGCGCAGCACCCTGCTGATGCTCGTGGCGGCTTTTGCCGGTTACGACTTCATCATGGAGGCCTACCGGGTGGCGGTTCGCGAGAAGTACCGGCTCTTCTCTTTTGGCGACGCGATGCTGATCCTTTGA
- the rplK gene encoding 50S ribosomal protein L11 codes for MAKKVEGYIKLQVKAGQANPAPPIGPALGQHGVNIMEFCKQFNAATQDRMGLLLPVVITVYTDKSFSFIVKSPPAAVLLKKAAGIESGAADPLRERVGTVTWEQCREIARQKMNDLNAYDLDKAASMIAGTARSMGIKVEGRPESV; via the coding sequence ATGGCAAAGAAGGTAGAAGGTTACATCAAGTTGCAGGTCAAGGCGGGCCAGGCGAACCCGGCACCGCCCATCGGCCCGGCGCTCGGGCAGCATGGCGTCAACATCATGGAGTTCTGCAAGCAGTTCAACGCTGCGACGCAGGACCGGATGGGCCTCCTGCTGCCCGTCGTGATCACCGTCTACACCGACAAGTCTTTTTCTTTCATCGTCAAGAGCCCGCCGGCGGCGGTGCTGTTGAAGAAGGCGGCCGGCATCGAATCCGGCGCGGCGGACCCGCTGCGCGAGCGGGTCGGAACCGTCACCTGGGAGCAGTGCCGGGAGATCGCCCGGCAGAAGATGAACGACCTGAACGCCTACGACCTGGACAAGGCGGCCTCGATGATCGCCGGCACGGCCCGTTCGATGGGGATCAAGGTCGAAGGGCGCCCGGAAAGCGTCTGA
- the ispD gene encoding 2-C-methyl-D-erythritol 4-phosphate cytidylyltransferase produces MSNREDSTRLFSTAHAGPVAVLVPAAGTGRRMGGPRKQFRQLGGRPLLVQTLLVFERHPEVDRIVVAVPPGAVVSLEATLRGAGVHKLQAVVPGGGTRQASVGAALQALPDDVAIVLVHDAVRPFVRREDVSRVLDHVRRHGAAALALPVSDTLRYGLEGFFGETVPREGLFRMQTPQGFRRDWFEEAHAAARRDGVQATDDVELVQRLGHAVAIVPGSEQNVKLTTAGDWEWARRFWPQWAAEIPEEAAGR; encoded by the coding sequence ATGTCGAACCGCGAAGACAGCACGCGGCTTTTCTCCACGGCGCACGCCGGTCCGGTGGCCGTGCTCGTGCCGGCGGCCGGAACGGGCCGGCGGATGGGAGGTCCCCGCAAACAGTTCCGGCAGCTCGGCGGCCGGCCCCTGCTCGTGCAGACCCTGCTCGTTTTTGAGCGGCATCCGGAGGTGGACCGGATCGTCGTGGCCGTCCCGCCCGGGGCCGTCGTTTCCCTGGAGGCGACGCTGCGCGGGGCCGGGGTGCACAAGCTGCAAGCCGTGGTGCCGGGCGGAGGGACGCGGCAGGCGTCGGTGGGCGCGGCCTTGCAGGCCCTGCCGGACGACGTCGCCATCGTGCTCGTGCACGACGCCGTTCGCCCGTTCGTGCGCCGCGAGGACGTCAGCCGGGTGCTCGATCACGTGCGCCGGCACGGGGCCGCCGCCCTTGCCCTTCCGGTCTCCGACACGCTCCGGTACGGGCTTGAGGGTTTCTTCGGCGAGACCGTGCCCCGGGAAGGGCTTTTCCGTATGCAGACCCCCCAGGGATTCCGCCGCGACTGGTTCGAGGAGGCCCATGCAGCGGCCCGGCGGGACGGGGTGCAGGCCACCGACGACGTCGAACTCGTGCAGCGGCTGGGCCATGCGGTCGCCATCGTGCCAGGGAGCGAACAGAACGTCAAGCTCACCACGGCCGGGGACTGGGAGTGGGCCCGGCGCTTCTGGCCTCAGTGGGCCGCCGAGATCCCGGAAGAGGCGGCGGGCCGGTAG
- a CDS encoding ISAs1 family transposase, which produces MSETCFIRYFDHLEDPRRDQGKRHRLEHVLVIALCAVVAGAEGWDDIATFAQAKVSWLTQRLDLKHGTPSGDTFRRVLAAICPEAFARGFVRWVEALAQQTAGEVIAIDGKTLRRSYDKDDPKAALHMISAWACEQHLVLAQEKVSAKSNEITAIPALLEVLDLEGCIVTLDAMGTQTEIAEAICAQGADYVLALKGNQGLLHREVRAYFEQGRTRHWRAMPVAYAERCDLGHGRKEVRRLWISTDVAWVPKAEAWRDLNSLVMVEHERHTQQGVSLERRFYISSLATTAEQMLDIIRSHWGIENQLHWVLDVVFREDESRIRRDHGGQNMAVVRQLALNLLRKDETKRLSLRMKRKRAGWDDAFLAQIVGI; this is translated from the coding sequence ATGTCTGAGACCTGCTTTATTCGCTATTTTGACCACCTTGAGGACCCCCGACGCGATCAGGGCAAACGCCACCGGCTCGAGCACGTGCTCGTGATCGCCCTCTGTGCCGTTGTTGCCGGTGCTGAGGGCTGGGATGACATCGCCACGTTCGCCCAGGCCAAAGTCTCCTGGCTGACCCAACGGCTCGACCTCAAACATGGCACGCCCTCGGGCGACACCTTCCGCCGCGTCCTGGCCGCCATCTGCCCGGAGGCCTTCGCCCGCGGCTTCGTACGCTGGGTGGAGGCGCTGGCCCAACAGACGGCCGGCGAGGTCATTGCCATCGATGGCAAGACGCTGCGCCGCAGTTACGACAAAGACGACCCGAAGGCCGCCCTGCACATGATCTCGGCCTGGGCGTGTGAGCAGCATCTGGTGCTGGCGCAAGAGAAGGTCTCGGCCAAGAGCAATGAGATTACCGCGATTCCGGCGCTTCTGGAGGTGTTGGACCTCGAAGGCTGCATTGTGACGCTCGATGCGATGGGCACGCAGACCGAGATTGCCGAAGCGATCTGCGCGCAGGGGGCGGACTACGTGTTGGCCCTGAAGGGCAACCAGGGCCTGCTCCACCGTGAGGTGCGGGCCTACTTCGAGCAGGGGCGCACGCGGCACTGGCGGGCGATGCCGGTCGCCTACGCGGAGCGCTGTGACCTGGGGCACGGGCGCAAGGAAGTGCGTCGGCTGTGGATCTCGACCGATGTGGCCTGGGTGCCCAAGGCCGAGGCGTGGCGTGACCTGAACAGCCTCGTGATGGTCGAACACGAGCGCCACACGCAGCAGGGCGTGAGTCTGGAGCGCCGCTTCTACATCAGCAGCCTCGCGACCACAGCGGAGCAGATGCTGGATATCATCCGGAGTCACTGGGGCATTGAGAATCAGCTGCACTGGGTGCTCGATGTGGTGTTTCGGGAGGATGAGAGCCGTATTCGGCGCGATCACGGGGGGCAGAACATGGCGGTGGTGCGGCAGCTAGCGCTCAACCTGTTGCGCAAGGACGAAACGAAGCGGTTGAGTCTGCGCATGAAGCGAAAACGGGCCGGTTGGGACGATGCCTTCCTGGCGCAGATCGTCGGAATTTAG
- a CDS encoding DedA family protein: protein MGELFTDIFEWMAALPPLWAYVALLVIAYGENVVPPIPGDMVVVFGGYLVGVGRLDFTVVVVLATLGGALGFMTMYAIGYRIGEAVLDPRRLRWLPKDRIRQARRWVRRWGYWVVAANRFLSGLRSVISLTAGMAHMHPWKTAAFATLSAAVWTTLIAYLGYMVGENWEVVRGYLRTYGWVVGAAIGLFVLVQLWRYYRRHRRRPVAGTEEQA, encoded by the coding sequence ATGGGCGAACTTTTTACCGACATCTTCGAGTGGATGGCGGCCCTGCCGCCGCTGTGGGCCTATGTGGCCCTGCTCGTCATTGCCTACGGCGAGAACGTGGTCCCGCCGATTCCCGGGGATATGGTCGTCGTCTTCGGCGGCTACCTGGTGGGCGTCGGCCGGCTCGACTTCACCGTGGTGGTGGTACTTGCGACCCTCGGCGGCGCCCTCGGTTTTATGACGATGTACGCGATCGGCTATCGCATCGGCGAGGCCGTGCTCGATCCCCGGCGGCTGCGCTGGCTCCCGAAGGACCGGATCCGGCAGGCACGCCGCTGGGTTCGGCGATGGGGCTACTGGGTGGTGGCGGCCAACCGGTTTCTCAGCGGGCTCCGCTCGGTGATCTCGCTGACGGCCGGCATGGCGCACATGCATCCCTGGAAGACGGCGGCTTTCGCCACGCTGAGCGCCGCGGTGTGGACGACGCTCATCGCCTATCTCGGCTATATGGTGGGGGAGAACTGGGAGGTCGTGCGGGGGTACCTCCGCACCTATGGCTGGGTTGTAGGGGCCGCCATCGGGCTGTTCGTGCTCGTGCAGCTGTGGCGCTACTACCGGCGTCATCGCAGGCGGCCGGTCGCCGGAACGGAAGAGCAGGCCTGA
- the rplL gene encoding 50S ribosomal protein L7/L12: protein MADIKQLAEQLVNLTIKEANELAKLLEEEYGIKPAAAAVAVAGPAGGDGAAAAAEEKTEFDVILTGVGDKKINVIKEVRAITGLGLKEAKDVVEGVPSPIKEGVSKEEAEQIKAKLEEAGATVEIK, encoded by the coding sequence ATGGCAGACATCAAACAACTCGCGGAGCAGCTGGTCAACCTGACCATCAAAGAGGCCAACGAGCTGGCCAAACTGCTCGAAGAAGAGTACGGCATCAAGCCGGCGGCGGCCGCGGTGGCCGTGGCCGGTCCGGCCGGCGGCGACGGTGCCGCGGCGGCCGCCGAGGAGAAGACCGAGTTCGACGTGATCCTCACCGGCGTCGGGGACAAGAAGATCAACGTCATCAAGGAGGTGCGCGCCATCACCGGGCTGGGCCTGAAGGAGGCCAAGGACGTGGTGGAAGGCGTGCCGAGCCCGATCAAGGAGGGCGTCTCGAAGGAGGAGGCCGAACAGATCAAGGCCAAGCTCGAGGAGGCCGGTGCCACGGTCGAGATCAAGTGA
- the secE gene encoding preprotein translocase subunit SecE: MNKVKAYLEEVVKEMRKVSWPARRELISNTGITLLATLVISLFIFAVDRVISQVLEFIYR, translated from the coding sequence ATGAACAAGGTCAAGGCGTACCTGGAAGAGGTCGTCAAAGAGATGCGGAAGGTGAGCTGGCCGGCCCGGCGCGAGCTGATTAGCAACACGGGGATCACGCTGCTGGCCACGCTCGTCATCTCCCTGTTCATCTTTGCCGTCGACCGGGTGATCAGCCAGGTGCTTGAATTTATTTACCGGTAG
- the nusG gene encoding transcription termination/antitermination protein NusG → MQKTENIRKWYVLRTFSGHEKKVKAYLEREIERLGLQDKITDIMIPTETVFEMRGGKKRTREKTFFPGYVLLHCVLDNELQHVISNVPSVVGFLTTGDQPTPLRPDEVNRILGKVDEAREMGEQPEIPFKPGDAVKVVDGPFNNFTGFVEEVYPDKMKVKVMVSIFGRKTPLELDYLQVEHEE, encoded by the coding sequence ATGCAGAAGACAGAGAACATCCGAAAGTGGTACGTGCTGCGCACCTTCTCAGGACATGAGAAGAAGGTGAAGGCCTATCTGGAGCGGGAAATCGAGCGGCTGGGCCTGCAGGATAAGATCACCGACATCATGATCCCGACGGAGACGGTCTTCGAGATGCGCGGCGGCAAGAAGCGGACGCGCGAGAAAACCTTTTTCCCCGGTTACGTCTTGCTTCACTGTGTGCTGGACAACGAGTTGCAGCACGTGATCTCGAACGTGCCCTCGGTCGTCGGTTTTCTGACCACCGGCGATCAGCCCACCCCGCTGCGCCCGGACGAGGTCAACCGCATCCTGGGCAAGGTGGACGAAGCGCGGGAGATGGGGGAGCAGCCCGAAATCCCCTTCAAGCCGGGCGATGCCGTCAAGGTGGTCGATGGGCCGTTCAACAACTTCACCGGCTTCGTCGAGGAAGTCTATCCGGACAAGATGAAGGTCAAGGTGATGGTCTCCATCTTTGGCCGCAAGACCCCTCTAGAGCTCGACTATCTCCAGGTGGAGCACGAGGAGTAG